ATCAATATATAAATGGCGAGGAGCAGATATTTCTAATATCATGAATTTTGAAAGGGATTTTGCAGGAGCTAAGATAATAAAGCTTGAGGAGAATTATCGTTCAACACAGGCGATTTTATCTGCAGCAAATAGTGTGATTAAAAATAACACAAATAGAAAAGAAAAAAGTTTGTGGACTCGTAATCTTGAAGGAGCTAATCCAATATATTATCAAGCGTATGATGAAATAGAAGAAGCAAAGTTTATCTCAGAACAAATAAAAAATTTGCTTATAAACAACAATAAAACCTATAAGAATATTGCAATATTCTATCGTGTACACGCATTATCAAGACTGCTCGAAGATAGTTTCAGACGCGAAGGCATACCATATAAAATAATTGGCGGAGTAAGATTTTATGATAGAAAAGAGGTTAAGGATATACTTGGATATTTGAGAATGATATCCAACCCGAACGATTTGATTAATATAAAAAGAATTATCAATCTGCCTCCAAGAGGTATTGGAGACACAACGTTAAAAAAGCTGGAGAAGTCTGCGAAAGAAAAGAAGCTACCCCTATTCAGCATCTTGGATAAGATTGCTAACGTTTCTGATCTAACTTCAGGAACAAAGAACAAGATAAAAAATTTTGTGAATATTATTAAAAAATATCAGACTTTTAAAGGAAGTATCACTAAAATGGCAAAAGATCTAATAGCAGAGATAAATTATACAGGTTACCTTCATAGTACAGACCCAAGCACTGCGAATGAAAGAGAGGAGAATGTCTTTGGGGTTGTTTCTGCAATTGCAGAATATGAGGAAAAAACACAGAATCCACTGCTTAGAGATTTTTTAGATCAGGTTGCACTTCTCTCTAATGTTGATAACTGGGATTCTGAAAGTAATGCAATTACATTAATGACTGTTCATGGCGCTAAGGGATTGGAATTTCCAGTCTGTTTTATGGCAGGAATGGAGGAGGATATTTTCCCGCATATAAATTCTTCACTCGAGACAAGTGACCTTGAAGAAGAAAGACGTCTTTGCTATGTAGGTATGACAAGAGCAAAGGAAAAGCTGTATCTCTCGTCAGCTTTAAGAAGAAGGCTTCACGGCACATGGAGAAATACCGTAACATCAAGATTTATAGACGAAATTCCTGACAATTTATTGGTTAAAACATATAAAAGAACCAGTTTAGATAAATCTGCTTTCTCCTCTCAGAATAACTTCACAGATAATAGTCTAAGATATGAAAGCTTAGAAGATGATGCCTATGCATATAAGGTAGGGCAGAGAATTATGCATCCAAAATGGGGACGAGGAACAGTTGTCAGTAAAACCGGGCGTGGAGATAAGACAAAGCTTACAGTTCATTTCTGGAAGGAAAATATTAGAAAAACCTTATTAGTTAAATATGCGAATCTGAGGAATGAATAGTTCTGTAAATCTCCAAAATGCGCTTTGCATTGTGTTCCCATGTATAAGAATTTGATACCTTATACCTTGCATTAGAGCCCAATCTTTTCCTGAGCGCAGGGTCGCTAAAGAGTTTTGTAATGTTGTTTGCAAGCTGTTCTTGATCCCCGGGTTTGATTAATAATATTTCTTTTTCATTTTCAAAGAATCTATTCATTTGTCCTTGTGCTGGGGCAATAGTAGGTTTAGCCATTGCCATATATTCAAAAATTTTAACGGGGGAGCTATAAATACTCATATTGGGAAGAACTGTTATATCCATTGCTGCAATATATGCCGGTATATCATTATGTGAAACAGCGCCAGTAAAAGTAACAATATTCTCTAATTTATTATTTTTAACAAAATTTTTTAATTTATGTTCTTCAAATCCCTCTCCAACTATAAGGAAGTGAATATCCGGTATTTGCTGTTTGCATTTTTCTGCTGCATCAAGAAATAGAGAGAGGCCCTGTCTTTTACTGAGACTTCCAACAAATCCAACAATTTGTTTTTTTTCAAGTTTATATTTTTTTCTAATGGGACTTCCAGATATCTCTGGATTGAATTTTTCGGAATCTACACCATCAGGGACTTCAAAAACCTTGCTTTTATCTACCCCTTTTCTGATAACATAGTCTCTAAGATTATCTGTCGTTATAATTATTGCTCCAGCACTTCTGAATATATTGTTTTCCACATATCTGGCTAAAGGTCTGAAATTTAATCTCCGCTTAGGACCCCACAAAAGTGCTGCATTAACCTCTAATATAAAAGGTATGTTGAATTTTTGAGCTAACTTCATCCCTGCGCTTCCATAAAGCTCATATCGTTCATAGATTAAATCAGGCTTTGCGTTGTTAAATAGGATCCTGGCTTTTTTGTAGAGCTTGCTGCTTGTAAAGGTCATTCTTAGATCAGAACCCAATTTCTTTGATGTAAATGGTGATACTTCGTGGATCGTATATTGACCATTTTCATGGTTTTTCGCGCCCTTATTTGTTGTGATCGCAAATACTTCATGATTCAATTTAATTAAAGCATTAATAACTTCGCGTATATGAATGGAAGCGCCCTTTACTCCCATTAATGGAATTTGGCTGTCTTCACAGATGTATGATATCTTCATATAATCAGAACCTGTTTATTTTAAACCTTCCTTCATCTATCATTTGAGCAAGTTTTTTCTTCACTAGATACTTTATCCATTTTCTTGTAACGGGCACTATAGCCACTAATCCAATAAAGTCTGTGATTAAGCCAGGGGTGAGCAAGAGAAGTCCTCCTGCCAGTATCATTATTCCATCCAAAATTTCTTCCTTTGGCATAATACCAACAGAAAGCTGGTTTTGAACCTCTCTAATTACTGTTAATCCCTGCCATCTTGCAAGTGAAGCGCCGGAAATACCTGTTGCAATAACAATTAAAATTGTATTTAAGAGACCAATGTGATGACCGATTTTTATTAG
The window above is part of the bacterium genome. Proteins encoded here:
- a CDS encoding FxsA family protein → MFFYLLLLFTLLPMTELVLLIKIGHHIGLLNTILIVIATGISGASLARWQGLTVIREVQNQLSVGIMPKEEILDGIMILAGGLLLLTPGLITDFIGLVAIVPVTRKWIKYLVKKKLAQMIDEGRFKINRF
- a CDS encoding UvrD-helicase domain-containing protein, producing MDTVLSSLNPAQKEAVIYHNAPLLILAGAGSGKTRVLTHRIAYFIKKGVSPSTIIAVTFTNKAAEEMRKRISSLVESFKRELWIGTFHSVCLRILKSEKIVPDFIIYDEADQTNLVKECIKRLNLSDKQFRPKAVLEKISRAKDALLDIDEYSEFCGNFYEKKVADIYKEYQIRLKEIKALDFGDLIMNTVKIFNDFPDILDKYRSKFRHIFVDEYQDTNHAQYELIRLLAVGCASISVVGDPDQSIYKWRGADISNIMNFERDFAGAKIIKLEENYRSTQAILSAANSVIKNNTNRKEKSLWTRNLEGANPIYYQAYDEIEEAKFISEQIKNLLINNNKTYKNIAIFYRVHALSRLLEDSFRREGIPYKIIGGVRFYDRKEVKDILGYLRMISNPNDLINIKRIINLPPRGIGDTTLKKLEKSAKEKKLPLFSILDKIANVSDLTSGTKNKIKNFVNIIKKYQTFKGSITKMAKDLIAEINYTGYLHSTDPSTANEREENVFGVVSAIAEYEEKTQNPLLRDFLDQVALLSNVDNWDSESNAITLMTVHGAKGLEFPVCFMAGMEEDIFPHINSSLETSDLEEERRLCYVGMTRAKEKLYLSSALRRRLHGTWRNTVTSRFIDEIPDNLLVKTYKRTSLDKSAFSSQNNFTDNSLRYESLEDDAYAYKVGQRIMHPKWGRGTVVSKTGRGDKTKLTVHFWKENIRKTLLVKYANLRNE
- a CDS encoding glycosyltransferase family 4 protein, with product MKISYICEDSQIPLMGVKGASIHIREVINALIKLNHEVFAITTNKGAKNHENGQYTIHEVSPFTSKKLGSDLRMTFTSSKLYKKARILFNNAKPDLIYERYELYGSAGMKLAQKFNIPFILEVNAALLWGPKRRLNFRPLARYVENNIFRSAGAIIITTDNLRDYVIRKGVDKSKVFEVPDGVDSEKFNPEISGSPIRKKYKLEKKQIVGFVGSLSKRQGLSLFLDAAEKCKQQIPDIHFLIVGEGFEEHKLKNFVKNNKLENIVTFTGAVSHNDIPAYIAAMDITVLPNMSIYSSPVKIFEYMAMAKPTIAPAQGQMNRFFENEKEILLIKPGDQEQLANNITKLFSDPALRKRLGSNARYKVSNSYTWEHNAKRILEIYRTIHSSDSHI